Proteins from a single region of Thiomicrorhabdus sp. Kp2:
- a CDS encoding L-threonylcarbamoyladenylate synthase, which translates to MASSSIYISVHPDNPQPRLLQQVVDILNKGGVIAYPTESGYALGCLLDNKDGSDRIRQIRRLDEKHELTLMCRDLSNLSEYAKVGNTQFRYLKNHLPGPYTFILPASREVPKRLQAPKRKTIGLRVTPNVVTNALLAYFDKPLLTATLIQPGESQPMTDGWSIQEEFSHCLDAVLDGGFSGFEPTTIIDFTEEEPVLIRQGQGEFID; encoded by the coding sequence GTGGCTTCAAGCAGTATTTACATCAGTGTTCACCCAGATAATCCTCAACCTAGATTATTACAGCAAGTTGTTGATATTTTAAATAAAGGTGGTGTTATCGCCTATCCAACCGAATCGGGTTATGCGCTAGGCTGCTTACTTGACAATAAAGACGGTTCAGACAGAATTCGTCAAATTCGTCGTTTAGATGAAAAACATGAACTGACCTTAATGTGTCGAGATTTGAGTAATTTGTCAGAGTATGCAAAAGTTGGAAATACACAATTTCGCTACTTAAAAAATCACTTACCAGGTCCTTATACCTTTATATTACCTGCAAGCAGAGAAGTGCCAAAACGTTTACAAGCCCCTAAACGTAAAACAATTGGTTTAAGAGTAACGCCAAATGTAGTGACCAATGCCTTATTAGCTTATTTTGATAAGCCGCTATTAACGGCAACCTTAATTCAACCTGGTGAATCTCAGCCCATGACAGATGGTTGGAGCATTCAGGAAGAGTTTTCTCACTGTTTAGATGCGGTTTTAGATGGCGGCTTTAGTGGGTTTGAACCAACGACTATTATTGACTTTACTGAGGAAGAACCTGTTTTAATTCGACAAGGCCAAGGAGAGTTCATTGACTGA
- a CDS encoding asparaginase domain-containing protein, producing the protein MNSIQLLITGGTLDKDYQATTGELVFTDTHIHELLTEANSTLNLIPKTLMLKDSLEMTESDRETIAQACIQSPQKQIVITHGTDTMTETALYLSKVTELRNKTIVLTGAMRPYKLGRSDASFNIASALMSVQLAKNGVYITMNGRLFNANNVIKNRLLGQFELLKLN; encoded by the coding sequence ATGAACTCTATTCAATTATTGATTACAGGTGGTACGCTTGATAAAGACTACCAAGCAACAACAGGTGAACTTGTTTTTACCGATACCCATATCCATGAACTATTGACTGAGGCCAACTCAACACTCAATTTAATCCCTAAGACCCTTATGTTAAAAGACAGTCTTGAGATGACAGAGAGTGACCGTGAAACCATTGCACAAGCCTGTATTCAATCACCGCAAAAGCAAATTGTTATCACGCATGGTACAGATACAATGACTGAGACTGCACTTTACTTATCAAAAGTTACAGAATTGCGTAATAAAACCATTGTACTTACAGGAGCCATGCGGCCTTATAAACTTGGACGTTCTGATGCAAGCTTTAATATTGCAAGCGCCTTAATGTCTGTACAACTTGCCAAAAACGGTGTTTACATTACAATGAATGGCCGCCTCTTTAACGCCAATAATGTTATAAAAAACCGTTTATTAGGACAGTTTGAACTTCTAAAACTTAATTAG
- a CDS encoding M61 family metallopeptidase, giving the protein MTNHYTISAHDSNSHLIKIQLTIEKPTQPSQVLRLPNWIPGSYLIRDFAKHINSINAYKQSGEWIPLNTLDKSSWSFQHDGPVIIDYTIYAWDLSVRGAHFDESHAFFNGTSVFLEVVDQQDQACQVVIEPSTVTKQNNWRVATGMPSVKVDSQGFGLYQAESYSELIDYPVEMGSFHEIDFIACGIPHKMVITGIFECDDERLKQDLIKICETEIKLFGEPAPMKDYLFQVMVTGNDYGGLEHRNSTALICARNDLPYKGMKEATDGYLQFLELCSHEYFHTWNVKRIQPKVYQESDLQTPVYTNQLWWFEGVTSYYDALILHRAGIINTKTYLDLLAKQMTRVYRMPGRFKQSVAESSWLTWTKFYQQDENAPNSIISYYTKGSLIALGLDLTIRTQTQGKKSLDDILLYLWQHFGQKGVGIDDGQIEEICSDVSGIDLQDFFNRYLFGTEDLPFEQLFAEFEIEFSLRALTGLDDIGGHIVGVAEHTEDSGTTLTLPNHLGANISQTPQGTLKVTHVWNNQPASLAGLSAGDEIIAMNGLKMSSKAELDTLLKRHDKTKDITCHYFRRDELRTVELLLETPNKDRVSLIEKASETRPQLKWLT; this is encoded by the coding sequence ATGACAAATCACTACACAATAAGCGCACATGACAGCAACTCACACCTAATTAAAATTCAATTAACGATAGAAAAACCAACCCAACCCAGCCAAGTACTACGCTTACCTAACTGGATACCAGGTAGTTACTTAATCCGTGATTTTGCAAAACACATTAATAGCATTAACGCCTATAAACAAAGTGGTGAATGGATTCCACTGAATACGCTCGATAAATCAAGCTGGTCATTTCAGCACGATGGCCCTGTCATTATTGACTACACCATTTATGCTTGGGATTTATCGGTACGAGGCGCACATTTTGATGAATCTCATGCCTTTTTTAATGGCACTTCGGTTTTTTTAGAAGTGGTTGATCAACAAGACCAGGCCTGCCAAGTGGTTATAGAGCCCTCTACTGTTACCAAACAAAACAACTGGCGTGTGGCAACTGGAATGCCTTCCGTAAAAGTCGATTCCCAAGGGTTTGGTCTTTATCAGGCTGAGAGCTATAGCGAACTGATTGACTACCCCGTTGAAATGGGGAGCTTTCATGAAATTGATTTTATCGCCTGCGGTATTCCACATAAAATGGTCATTACTGGCATTTTTGAATGTGATGATGAGCGTTTAAAACAAGACTTGATTAAGATATGTGAAACCGAAATTAAGCTGTTTGGTGAACCTGCGCCAATGAAAGATTATTTGTTTCAAGTTATGGTCACAGGTAATGATTACGGCGGTCTTGAACACCGTAATTCCACCGCCTTAATTTGTGCACGAAATGACTTGCCTTATAAAGGGATGAAAGAGGCTACGGACGGCTATTTACAATTTTTAGAGCTCTGTAGTCATGAATATTTTCACACCTGGAACGTGAAACGTATACAACCAAAAGTCTACCAAGAGAGCGATTTACAAACGCCCGTATATACAAATCAACTGTGGTGGTTTGAAGGCGTTACTTCATACTATGATGCTTTGATTTTACATCGTGCGGGCATCATTAACACTAAAACGTATCTTGACTTGCTGGCTAAACAGATGACTCGTGTATATAGAATGCCTGGACGATTCAAGCAGTCTGTAGCGGAATCAAGTTGGCTAACTTGGACAAAGTTTTATCAGCAAGATGAAAACGCCCCAAATTCAATCATTAGCTATTACACCAAAGGGAGTCTAATCGCTCTTGGTTTAGACTTAACCATCAGAACACAAACACAGGGTAAAAAATCACTTGATGATATCTTGCTCTATCTTTGGCAACACTTTGGGCAAAAAGGCGTTGGAATAGATGATGGTCAAATAGAAGAAATTTGCTCTGATGTTTCAGGTATCGATTTACAAGACTTTTTTAATCGTTATCTATTTGGAACAGAAGATCTGCCTTTTGAACAATTATTCGCTGAATTTGAAATCGAGTTTTCACTCAGGGCGCTGACAGGCCTTGATGATATTGGTGGACATATTGTAGGTGTTGCAGAACACACCGAAGATTCAGGAACCACGCTCACATTACCCAATCATTTGGGAGCCAATATCAGCCAGACTCCCCAAGGCACATTAAAGGTGACCCATGTATGGAATAACCAACCAGCAAGTCTTGCAGGTCTTTCTGCTGGCGATGAAATAATTGCCATGAATGGTCTAAAAATGAGCAGTAAAGCCGAGTTGGATACCTTACTCAAACGTCACGATAAGACTAAAGATATAACCTGTCACTATTTTAGGCGTGATGAATTAAGAACAGTCGAACTTCTCCTTGAAACACCTAATAAAGATAGGGTTTCCTTAATTGAAAAGGCTTCTGAGACTCGTCCACAGTTAAAATGGTTAACTTAA
- the rluB gene encoding 23S rRNA pseudouridine(2605) synthase RluB gives MNQPEGEKLQKILARAGFGSRRSVETLITEGLVKINGRTAQLGDRATALDKIKVREQAVKETRLQKQPTKVLLYNKPEGLLCTRSDEKGRKTIFEQLPRVINGRWISIGRLDLNTSGLLILTNNGELANRMMHPSYEVEREYTVRVFGEVSDEALKQVVKGVQLDDGPARFNKVSKMQTSIEGESINKWYKVTIKEGRYREVRRIWEAVGVQVSRLHRVRYGQFTIPRNLRKGKTEELSWKQVNQLLKSVDLKEEARPDLRSTNQAGDKKKKRINSNSKPVARKPSSKRTIHDLSDGFNKRGR, from the coding sequence ATGAATCAACCTGAAGGTGAAAAACTACAAAAAATCTTAGCTAGGGCGGGCTTTGGATCACGACGTTCTGTTGAGACATTGATTACCGAAGGTTTGGTCAAAATAAATGGTCGTACAGCACAGTTAGGTGATCGCGCTACAGCACTGGATAAAATCAAGGTGAGAGAGCAAGCGGTTAAAGAAACGCGTCTTCAAAAGCAACCTACAAAAGTCCTTCTCTACAATAAACCAGAAGGTCTTTTATGTACAAGAAGTGATGAAAAAGGGCGTAAAACCATTTTTGAACAGCTACCAAGAGTGATTAATGGTCGTTGGATTAGCATTGGTCGATTAGATTTGAATACCAGTGGCTTATTAATTCTTACCAACAACGGTGAATTAGCAAACCGTATGATGCACCCATCCTATGAGGTTGAGCGTGAATATACCGTGCGTGTATTTGGTGAGGTGAGTGATGAAGCCTTGAAACAGGTTGTTAAAGGTGTGCAACTTGATGATGGTCCTGCACGCTTTAATAAAGTCTCAAAAATGCAAACCTCTATTGAAGGTGAATCCATTAATAAATGGTACAAAGTCACCATTAAAGAGGGACGTTACCGCGAAGTACGACGTATCTGGGAAGCCGTTGGTGTTCAAGTTAGCCGTTTACACCGTGTTCGTTACGGTCAGTTCACTATTCCTCGAAACTTACGCAAAGGTAAAACCGAAGAACTATCATGGAAGCAAGTTAATCAACTATTAAAGTCGGTTGATTTAAAAGAGGAAGCGCGCCCAGATTTAAGAAGCACTAACCAAGCTGGCGATAAAAAGAAAAAGCGCATAAATTCAAATTCAAAACCTGTTGCCAGAAAACCTTCTTCAAAGCGTACTATTCATGATTTAAGTGATGGTTTCAATAAACGAGGGCGTTAA
- a CDS encoding PHP domain-containing protein has protein sequence MKVDFHCHTTASDGGLSPYEIIDLAIKYEVTTLAITDHDTTQGYEQALDYATEKGVQLISGVEASCQWNGHTIHIVGLDFDLQNANLQSGLAEIRAMRKQRAQAILAKMHDKPHIKIENLDEKLWKLVGEGVVGRGHFAQLLQQEGLVKNAQQAFERYLKKGKAAYVASEWPELDSVVKWITEAGGVAVIAHPAIYKFTSNKLNRLIHDFKEAGGQAIEVVNQPRHCSDITGMAQRAVTHELYASIGSDFHRLEHTWRGLGWLAPMPQNVKPVWALFKEPLNQA, from the coding sequence ATGAAAGTTGATTTTCATTGTCATACCACTGCTTCAGATGGCGGGTTATCTCCCTATGAAATCATTGACTTAGCGATTAAATATGAAGTAACAACTTTAGCGATAACGGATCACGATACGACGCAAGGTTATGAACAAGCCCTAGATTATGCGACAGAAAAAGGGGTTCAATTAATTTCAGGGGTTGAAGCCTCTTGCCAGTGGAATGGGCACACTATTCATATAGTCGGGTTGGATTTTGATCTACAAAATGCGAACTTGCAAAGCGGTTTGGCTGAAATTAGAGCGATGCGAAAGCAACGAGCACAGGCTATTTTGGCAAAAATGCATGACAAACCGCATATTAAGATTGAAAACCTTGATGAGAAACTGTGGAAATTAGTTGGCGAAGGCGTGGTTGGTAGAGGTCATTTTGCACAACTTCTGCAACAGGAGGGCTTGGTTAAAAATGCGCAACAAGCGTTTGAACGTTATCTAAAAAAAGGTAAAGCCGCATATGTTGCCAGTGAATGGCCTGAACTGGACAGCGTTGTTAAATGGATAACTGAAGCGGGTGGTGTGGCTGTCATTGCTCACCCTGCTATCTATAAATTTACCAGTAATAAGTTAAATCGCTTGATTCATGATTTTAAAGAAGCAGGTGGTCAAGCAATAGAGGTTGTTAACCAGCCCCGGCATTGTTCAGATATTACGGGTATGGCTCAAAGAGCCGTTACCCATGAACTTTACGCCTCTATAGGGTCTGATTTTCATCGATTGGAGCATACTTGGCGTGGTTTGGGATGGCTTGCGCCAATGCCACAAAATGTAAAGCCAGTTTGGGCGTTGTTTAAAGAACCTTTAAATCAAGCTTAA
- a CDS encoding septation protein A: MKLLFDLFPVILFFIAYKMYDIYTATAVIIVASIAQVAYFYLKHKRVEKMHIITLILILVLGGLTLVLQDENFIKWKPSIVNWGFALVFLGSHYIGQKPIVERMMGQAIALPDTIWIRLSWLWILFFIVSGLTNLYVAFNYDTDTWVNFKLFGLMGMTLVFILIQGIYISRYIQESDSDAEKEALQEGHTEDELIENLQHSKSDPKPAAKKD, from the coding sequence ATGAAATTATTATTTGATCTATTCCCCGTTATTCTGTTTTTTATTGCCTATAAGATGTATGACATCTATACCGCAACTGCGGTCATCATTGTCGCGTCGATTGCCCAAGTTGCTTATTTCTATTTAAAACATAAGCGTGTTGAAAAAATGCACATTATCACCCTGATACTTATTTTAGTACTGGGTGGTTTAACACTCGTTTTACAAGATGAGAACTTCATTAAGTGGAAGCCAAGCATTGTTAACTGGGGTTTTGCTTTAGTCTTTTTAGGCAGCCACTACATTGGTCAAAAGCCGATTGTTGAGCGCATGATGGGACAAGCAATTGCCCTGCCTGATACTATCTGGATTCGCCTAAGTTGGTTGTGGATTCTATTCTTTATCGTTTCAGGCTTAACAAATTTATATGTAGCCTTTAATTATGACACCGACACCTGGGTTAATTTTAAGCTGTTTGGCCTAATGGGAATGACGCTGGTATTTATTCTTATTCAAGGTATTTACATTAGCCGTTACATTCAAGAATCAGATTCTGATGCTGAAAAAGAAGCCCTGCAAGAGGGTCACACTGAAGATGAGTTGATTGAGAATCTTCAACACTCAAAGTCTGATCCAAAACCAGCAGCCAAAAAGGATTAA
- a CDS encoding site-2 protease family protein, translated as MTELNIMQQIAVWAIPVIFAITLHEVAHGWAASRLGDKTALMLGRLTLNPIKHIDPIGTIVVPVALLVMGGFVFGWAKAVPVDMRNFKNPALDMAKVAVAGPLANLLMAVFWAIVAKTGTVLQTSIPDIGTYLIYTGFAGVSINLILLVLNLLPIPPLDGSRVLSAFLPKKLAWQYNQIAPYGFFILIGLMVLGMLSPLLIGPYTLFRDLIFSIIGL; from the coding sequence TTGACTGAACTAAATATCATGCAGCAAATCGCTGTGTGGGCAATTCCTGTTATCTTTGCCATTACCTTGCACGAAGTCGCTCACGGCTGGGCGGCTTCAAGATTAGGTGATAAAACCGCGTTGATGCTGGGACGGTTAACACTGAATCCGATTAAACACATTGACCCTATAGGTACGATTGTGGTGCCTGTTGCATTATTGGTTATGGGTGGTTTTGTCTTTGGTTGGGCAAAAGCGGTTCCTGTTGATATGCGTAATTTTAAAAATCCAGCGCTAGATATGGCAAAGGTGGCTGTTGCAGGACCTTTAGCAAACTTATTAATGGCTGTTTTTTGGGCCATTGTTGCCAAAACAGGTACTGTTTTACAGACATCAATTCCAGATATAGGTACCTATTTAATTTATACAGGGTTTGCTGGTGTGAGCATTAATTTAATCTTGCTAGTATTAAATTTACTGCCTATTCCTCCCCTAGATGGCAGCCGTGTTTTATCGGCTTTTTTACCCAAAAAACTGGCTTGGCAATATAATCAAATAGCGCCTTATGGTTTTTTTATTCTAATAGGTTTAATGGTTTTAGGTATGCTTAGCCCTTTATTAATAGGGCCTTACACTCTATTTAGAGATTTGATTTTTAGCATTATTGGTTTATAA
- the lexA gene encoding transcriptional repressor LexA — MSNIAYLIPKRNEKLQLQAADPIEMIDIEFVSIPVLGWTSAGDPIQMEMDYDTISVPSTMVKKETFALRVKGNSMIDEHIEDGDIVIIERRSSAENGESVVVRINNEEVTMKKLYIEKSGVRLQPANKEMEPIILKNEDIEILGIVTGILRQP, encoded by the coding sequence ATGTCTAACATTGCTTATCTAATTCCAAAACGTAATGAAAAACTTCAACTGCAAGCGGCCGACCCAATTGAAATGATAGATATTGAGTTTGTAAGCATCCCCGTTCTAGGTTGGACATCAGCAGGCGATCCAATTCAGATGGAAATGGATTATGACACCATTTCAGTGCCGTCAACCATGGTCAAAAAAGAAACCTTTGCTCTTAGGGTCAAAGGAAATTCAATGATTGATGAACATATTGAAGATGGCGACATTGTCATTATTGAAAGACGCTCTTCTGCTGAGAATGGTGAGTCAGTTGTGGTTCGAATCAACAATGAAGAAGTTACGATGAAAAAGCTCTATATTGAGAAGTCTGGCGTTAGACTACAGCCTGCAAACAAAGAGATGGAACCCATTATCCTAAAAAATGAAGACATTGAAATTCTGGGTATTGTGACGGGTATTTTACGCCAACCTTAA
- a CDS encoding SLAC1 anion channel family protein → MSKEQAIPQNNTMPNERSIAFFPVNIFGAIMGYAGFTLGLQQANRLLGVSESIFYAFALLTTLLFILFSIIYFMKLVKHPKSVIAEFNHPITLHFFPTFSISLLLLSLIYIDMAFDIARIMWLLGTLLQFGLLLYILNNWIHHDKWQITHMNPAWFIPVVGAIVVPLGAVHFVNMEIAWFFFSIGLVFWIILNSIVMYRLFFHPPMLKLLEPTLFILIAPPSVGFLSYMTLIGMAGLNEFSRILYYIALFLMVMLATQMPRLIKVPFALSWWAYTFPLAAFSLASYMMYEQSNHLFFSYLASLVLAILFALILHLTIKTLVAVKNKKLCAPPQAPQASPEVSSK, encoded by the coding sequence ATGTCAAAAGAACAAGCTATACCTCAAAACAATACGATGCCTAATGAGCGCAGTATTGCGTTTTTTCCAGTCAATATTTTTGGGGCAATCATGGGGTATGCAGGCTTCACTTTAGGTTTACAGCAGGCTAACCGATTATTGGGTGTTTCAGAGAGCATTTTTTATGCTTTTGCTTTGTTAACCACCTTACTATTCATTTTATTTTCAATCATTTACTTTATGAAGTTGGTTAAACATCCTAAGTCAGTCATTGCAGAATTCAATCACCCTATTACTCTCCATTTTTTCCCAACTTTTAGTATTAGCTTACTGCTACTGAGTTTAATCTATATCGATATGGCATTTGATATCGCCAGAATCATGTGGCTCTTAGGAACTCTTCTACAGTTTGGTTTATTACTCTATATCTTAAATAATTGGATTCACCATGATAAATGGCAAATAACCCATATGAATCCAGCTTGGTTTATACCCGTTGTTGGCGCGATTGTCGTTCCTTTAGGTGCTGTACACTTTGTTAATATGGAGATTGCTTGGTTCTTTTTTAGTATTGGCCTGGTATTTTGGATAATTTTAAATAGTATTGTTATGTATCGCCTATTTTTTCACCCACCAATGCTGAAACTTTTAGAGCCAACCTTATTTATTTTGATTGCACCGCCAAGCGTTGGGTTTCTCTCTTATATGACCTTAATAGGTATGGCTGGTTTAAATGAATTCTCACGAATTTTATACTATATCGCACTTTTTTTAATGGTGATGCTTGCAACCCAAATGCCACGATTGATTAAAGTCCCCTTTGCACTCTCTTGGTGGGCTTATACCTTCCCGTTAGCCGCCTTCTCGCTCGCTAGTTATATGATGTACGAACAATCAAACCACCTGTTTTTTAGTTATTTAGCCAGTCTAGTATTAGCCATTTTATTTGCATTAATTCTTCACCTAACCATTAAAACATTGGTCGCTGTTAAAAATAAAAAACTATGCGCTCCACCGCAAGCACCTCAGGCTAGCCCAGAAGTATCCAGTAAATAA
- a CDS encoding YciI family protein: MLYSIFAYDNEDSLPLRAKARPAHIARLKELYENNRLVIAGPNPAIDNIEPGEAGFSGSLIVADFPSLAAAKEWANADPYVDAGVYKEVHVKPFKQVLPTPEVE; the protein is encoded by the coding sequence ATGCTTTATTCTATATTTGCATATGACAATGAAGACAGCCTGCCATTACGTGCAAAGGCGCGACCAGCGCACATAGCACGTTTAAAAGAGCTGTATGAAAATAATCGCCTTGTGATTGCAGGCCCCAACCCCGCTATTGACAATATCGAACCTGGTGAAGCAGGATTTTCAGGTAGCTTAATTGTTGCGGACTTTCCTTCATTAGCAGCCGCTAAAGAGTGGGCAAATGCCGATCCTTATGTAGATGCAGGCGTTTATAAAGAAGTTCATGTTAAACCTTTTAAACAAGTACTTCCAACGCCTGAGGTAGAATAG
- the gltX gene encoding glutamate--tRNA ligase, which translates to MIRTRFAPSPTGYLHIGGVRTALYSWLYAKKQGGEFTLRIEDTDLERSTEESVNAILEGMSWLGLDYDHGPIYQTHRFERYKEVIQQLFDKDLAYYCYATPEELDAMREAQKAAGEKPRYDGRYRDFTGEPPAGIDPVIRFKNPIDGDVVIEDLVKGTVVINNKELDDLVIARSDGTPTYNLTVVVDDWDMGMTHVIRGDDHLNNTPRQINLYKAIGAEVPKFAHIPMVLGEDGSRLSKRHGAVSVLQYKEQGFLPEALLNYLVRLGWSHGDQEVFSMDEMVQYFNLEAVNGSPSTFDTAKLTWINEQHIKSAPAEHLATHLSSFVAQLGCDLSQGPALSDVADLLRERAKTLVEMAEGAVYFYSDFETFEAGAAKKHLRPVAEEALLLAYAKFEALDNWTAEPIHNAINATADELEVGMGKVGMPLRVAITGGGQSPAIDATAELIGKERCLQRIKMALAFIQSRKEAQ; encoded by the coding sequence GTGATTCGTACTCGCTTTGCCCCTAGTCCAACTGGTTATTTACACATTGGTGGCGTTAGAACAGCCCTTTATTCTTGGCTATACGCTAAAAAGCAGGGTGGTGAATTTACACTTCGTATTGAAGATACCGACCTGGAACGTTCAACAGAAGAGTCTGTTAACGCCATTTTAGAAGGAATGAGTTGGTTAGGGTTAGATTATGACCATGGACCAATCTATCAAACACATCGTTTTGAGCGCTATAAAGAAGTCATTCAGCAACTATTTGATAAAGATTTAGCCTACTACTGCTATGCAACGCCTGAAGAGCTAGATGCTATGCGTGAAGCGCAGAAAGCAGCAGGTGAAAAACCACGCTATGATGGTCGCTATCGTGATTTTACTGGTGAACCACCAGCAGGGATTGATCCCGTTATTCGTTTTAAAAACCCAATTGACGGCGACGTAGTGATTGAAGACTTGGTAAAAGGCACGGTTGTTATTAATAACAAAGAGTTAGATGATCTTGTTATTGCACGTTCTGATGGTACGCCAACTTACAATCTTACCGTTGTGGTAGATGATTGGGATATGGGCATGACTCATGTTATTCGAGGGGATGACCATTTAAACAATACACCACGCCAAATTAACTTATATAAAGCGATTGGTGCGGAAGTGCCCAAGTTTGCGCATATTCCAATGGTATTAGGCGAGGATGGCAGTCGATTATCTAAGCGTCATGGTGCGGTGAGTGTTTTACAATACAAAGAGCAAGGGTTCTTGCCTGAGGCGCTACTCAATTACCTGGTTCGATTAGGGTGGTCACACGGCGACCAAGAAGTCTTTTCAATGGATGAGATGGTTCAATACTTTAACCTTGAAGCGGTTAACGGTTCACCTTCCACGTTTGACACAGCCAAATTAACCTGGATTAATGAACAGCACATTAAAAGCGCACCAGCAGAACATTTGGCAACACATTTATCATCGTTTGTTGCCCAATTAGGGTGTGACCTGTCTCAAGGCCCAGCACTAAGTGACGTTGCAGACTTATTAAGAGAGCGCGCAAAAACATTAGTTGAAATGGCGGAAGGTGCAGTCTATTTTTATAGCGACTTTGAAACGTTTGAAGCGGGAGCGGCTAAAAAGCATTTACGACCTGTGGCCGAAGAAGCTCTACTGTTAGCCTATGCAAAATTTGAAGCGCTTGACAACTGGACTGCTGAACCCATTCACAATGCCATCAATGCAACAGCAGATGAGCTAGAAGTCGGTATGGGTAAAGTAGGGATGCCACTGCGCGTTGCTATTACAGGTGGAGGGCAATCACCAGCCATTGATGCAACAGCAGAGTTAATAGGTAAAGAACGTTGTTTACAACGCATTAAAATGGCACTGGCGTTTATTCAGAGTCGTAAAGAAGCGCAATAA
- a CDS encoding SlyX family protein: protein MTKQTELSSATLQNALERLDRVEMNQSFHDESIEALEKTIASQHQEIQLLERKISLLSNYLKTLQQNIIKDPKDEVPPPHY from the coding sequence ATGACAAAACAAACAGAACTCTCTTCTGCAACGTTACAGAACGCTTTAGAGCGTCTTGATCGAGTTGAAATGAACCAAAGCTTTCATGATGAAAGCATTGAAGCATTAGAGAAGACCATTGCCTCTCAACATCAAGAGATACAATTATTAGAGAGAAAAATCTCTTTACTCTCGAACTACTTAAAAACACTGCAACAAAACATAATTAAAGATCCAAAAGATGAAGTACCGCCTCCACACTACTAA